The following coding sequences are from one Anabas testudineus chromosome 16, fAnaTes1.2, whole genome shotgun sequence window:
- the gba gene encoding lysosomal acid glucosylceramidase: MALSLPPVLVALVFITAEVTLCTGSNKCVARSFGHDSVVCECNSTYCDGVGSVTLPPLGQFSSYLSSMAGSRLEPLRGHVRANSSGAGLRLTIVPYQKYQKIRGFGGAMTDAAALNILSLSAGAQNQLLQQYFSSEGIGYSVVRVPMASCDFSTRLYTYADTPEDYNLDSFTLAPEDIKMKIPLLQRAQSLSPRPLSLLASAWTAPAWLKTNGALTGKGSLKGQPGGKEHKTWAHYYIRFLEEYAKYNLTFWALTTGNEPTAGKMTNYSFQALGFTPEEQRDWVAMDLGPALHASSYPHTHVLILDDNRLLLPYWAKVVLNDVHAGRYIHGVAVHWYMDKVVPAEISLGITHHLYPEYYLFGTEACAGWSPTDRGVKLGSWSRAEQYAHDIIEDLNHYMVGWTDWNLALDQTGGPNWVKNFVDSPVIVDAKRDVFYKQPTFYSMAHFSKFLLEGSQRVGVSPSRATDLEYSAFIRPDGSVVIIILNRSSSVIQFEVWDPAVGYIPSSAPAHSLLTLAWNTH, translated from the exons ATGGCCTTGTCACTGCCACCTGTGCTTGTGGCTCTtgttttcatcacagcagaagtGACTCTTTGCACAG GAAGCAATAAATGTGTTGCCAGAAGTTTTGGCCATGACTCTGTGGTGTGTGAGTGCAACTCCACGTACTGTGATGGCGTCGGCTCCGTCACGCTGCCACCGCTGGGACAGTTCTCCTCCTACCTGAGCAGCATGGCAGGCAGCAGACTGGAGCCACTCCGGGGTCACGTCCGGGCGAACAGCAGCGGCGCAG GCCTCAGGTTGACAATCGTTCCCTACCAGAAGTACCAGAAGATCAGGGGGTTTGGTGGAGCCATGACAGACGCAGCAGCCCTCAACAtcctgtctctttctgctgGTGCACAGAATCAGCTGCTGCAACAGTACTTCTCAAGTGAAG GTATTGGCTACAGTGTGGTGCGTGTCCCCATGGCCAGCTGTGACTTCTCCACCCGTCTGTACACTTACGCTGACACACCTGAGGACTACAACCTGGACAGTTTCACCCTGGCCCCCGAGGACATCAAAATGAAg ATTCCTCTCCTGCAGCGAGCTCAGTCCTTGTCGCCTCGTCCTCTGTCTCTACTGGCCAGTGCCTGGACCGCCCCTGCCTGGTTGAAAACTAATGGTGCACTCACAGGAAAAGGCTCCCTAAAGGGCCAGCCTGGTGGCAAAGAGCATAAAACATGGGCTCATTACTATATCAG GTTTCTAGAGGAATACGCTAAATATAACTTGACCTTCTGGGCTTTGACCACAGGGAATGAGCCCACTGCAGGAAAGATGACCAACTACAG tttCCAGGCTCTTGGTTTCACCCCTGAGGAACAAAGAGACTGGGTGGCAATGGACCTGGGCCCTGCCCTGCATGCTTCGtcatacccacacacacacgtcctcaTCCTGGATGACAACCGCCTGCTGTTGCCATACTGGGCCAAAGTG GTCCTGAATGATGTCCATGCAGGACGCTACATCCACGGTGTGGCAGTCCACTGGTACATGGACAAAGTTGTCCCAGCTGAGATAAGCTTGGGAATCACCCATCACCTCTACCCAGAGTATTACCTGTTTGGCACAGAGGCCTGTGCTGGGTGGAGCCCAACAGACAGAGGAGTGAAGCTGGGTAGCTGGAGCAGGGCTGAACAGTACGCACATGACATCATAGAG GACTTAAATCATTATATGGTCGGCTGGACTGACTGGAACCTGGCGTTGGACCAAACTGGTGGGCCAAACTGGGTTAAAAACTTTGTTGACAGCCCTGTTATTGTAGATGCCAAGCGTGATGTCTTCTACAAGCAGCCAACCTTCTACAGCATGGCCCATTTCAG CAAGTTCCTGTTGGAGGGATCTCAGAGAGTGGGCGTGTCCCCCAGCAGAGCAACAGATCTTGAATATTCTGCTTTCATCAGACCCGATGGCTCTGTAGTCATCATCATACTCAACAG aTCATCGTCAGTGATCCAGTTTGAGGTCTGGGATCCTGCTGTGGGCTACATCCCCTCCTCAGCTCCAGCTCATTCGTTGCTCACACTTGCTTGGAACACACACTGA
- the dap3 gene encoding 28S ribosomal protein S29, mitochondrial translates to MALHRLSFRLRQTVTHVRSLHTSGCGQQQEAVAVETDPEPFSVFRTQENDPACQSEKHFGQYYTLPSADVRTLFPHGLPRRFQQQVKTFNEACVMVRQPALEVISCLKKTDNSKPAVRYLFYGLKGSGKTMSLCHTVHFCYTQGWLVLHIPDAHLWVKNCKELLPSSYKTSRFDQPLQATEWLRDFRTTNEKFLSKIKTTQRYMWTKREFTEEGSSLGQLVEQGITRVKSSSDVVGAVMKELRLQSGQPESNLRVAVAVDGVNALWGRSTIKKEDKSAVDPEELTLVCNLRKLMKNDWTGGAIITTLSQTGSLYTSKSAYLPQELLGERGFDSMDPFIPVSVPNYSEKEFESCYLYYKDRHWLQHPQSQTEDGKKEIIFLSNRNPAMLERICAFL, encoded by the exons ATGGCACTTCACAGACTGTCCTTCAGACTACGACAGACG GTAACACATGTAAGGTCACTTCATACCAGTGGATGTgggcagcagcaggaggctgTGGCTGTGGAGACCGATCCTGAGCCTTTCTCAGTTTTCAGAACACAAGAGAATGATCCA GCATGTCAGTCCGAGAAACATTTTGGACAGTATTACACTCTGCCCTCTGCAGACGTCCGTACACTGTTCCCTCATGGCCTCCCCAGACGCTTTCAGCAACAG GTGAAGACATTTAATGAAGCGTGTGTGATGGTGCGGCAACCAGCTCTGGAGGTCATCTCTTGcctgaagaaaacagacaacagcaaGCCTGCAGTGCGATATTTATTTT ACGGGCTGAAGGGGTCTGGGAAGACGatgtctctctgtcacacagttCACTTCTGTTATACACAGGGATGGCTGGTGCTGCATATTCCCGATG cCCACCTCTGGGTGAAGAACTGTAAGGAGCTGCTGCCTTCATCCTACAAAACGTCTCGCTTTGACCAACCATTACAAGCCACAGAATGGTTACGTGACTTCAGAACCACCAATGAAAAGTTCCTATCTAAG ATAAAGACAACGCAGCGTTACATGTGGACAAAGAGAGAGTTCACTGAGGAGGGAAGTTCACTGGGACAGCTGGTGGAACAG GGTATCACTCGTGTGAAGAGCAGCAGCGATGTGGTGGGGGCGGTGATGAAGGAGTTGAGGCTGCAGAGTGGGCAGCCGGAGTCAAACTTGCGCGTGGCCGTGGCAGTGGATGGTGTCAATGCGCTGTGGGGAAGATCCACCATCAAGAAGGAGGATAAAAGCGCT GTGGATCCAGAGGAGCTCACTTTGGTTTGTAACCTGAGGAAACTGATGAAGAACGACTGG aCCGGTGGCGCCATCATCACCACTCTGTCCCAGACGGGGTCTCTCTACACTTCAAAATCTGCCTACTTACCACAAGAGCTGCTGGGAGAG AGGGGGTTTGACAGCATGGACCCGTTCATCCCAGTGTCAGTGCCCAACTACAGTGAGAAGGAGTTTGAGAGCTGTTACCTCTACTATAAGGACCGCCACTGGCTGCAGCATCCGCAGA GCCAAACAGAGGACGGGAAGAAAGAAATCATCTTTCTGAGCAACAGAAATCCAGCAATGTTGGAAAGAATTTGTGCCTTCCTATGA